One window of the Shewanella litorisediminis genome contains the following:
- the corA gene encoding magnesium/cobalt transporter CorA — protein MITAYVYENRQLTVLELGIEDSLPPSTLWLDLYKPEDEEREWLARFSVEELPDEEDINEIEASARFYQNSDGLHINSLFPQRVGQDVRAVNVSFNLRTKFLLTIREEDVGLIRLLRNYLRLGRLEVSTPQELFIELFNLKVDYLSDLIEDVYTVLENVGEEVFESQELDDVFKLITIQEDANGKIRLSLLDTQRSLRYMQRYYRGQLSDEDMKDLREMLSDIESLMPHSQFIFDKLNFLLDAAMGFTSLQQNKIIKIFSVAAVVFLPPTLIASSYGMNFTTMPELEWQYGYPMAIAMMLASAAGTYFFFKRKRWL, from the coding sequence ATGATCACTGCTTATGTTTATGAAAATCGTCAACTGACTGTTCTTGAACTTGGCATTGAGGACAGCCTTCCCCCTTCGACGCTATGGCTGGATCTTTATAAACCCGAGGATGAAGAACGCGAGTGGCTTGCCAGGTTCTCGGTGGAAGAGTTGCCGGACGAGGAAGACATTAACGAAATCGAAGCGTCCGCCCGTTTTTATCAAAACAGTGACGGTTTGCACATCAACTCCCTGTTCCCACAGCGGGTTGGGCAGGACGTCCGCGCGGTGAACGTGTCTTTTAACTTAAGAACCAAATTTCTGCTCACCATCCGTGAAGAGGATGTGGGCCTTATCCGACTGCTTCGAAACTATCTGCGCCTTGGGCGGCTTGAAGTGTCTACACCTCAGGAGCTTTTTATCGAGCTTTTCAATCTCAAGGTGGATTATCTCTCTGACTTGATTGAAGACGTTTACACGGTGCTCGAAAACGTGGGGGAAGAAGTATTTGAAAGCCAGGAGCTGGATGATGTCTTTAAACTCATCACGATTCAGGAAGATGCCAACGGTAAAATCCGTTTGAGTTTGCTCGATACCCAGCGTTCACTGAGGTATATGCAGCGCTATTACCGCGGGCAACTCTCAGATGAAGATATGAAAGACTTGCGGGAGATGCTCTCGGATATCGAGTCTTTGATGCCCCACAGCCAATTTATCTTCGATAAACTCAACTTTCTGCTTGATGCGGCCATGGGTTTTACCAGCCTGCAGCAAAACAAAATCATTAAAATTTTCTCGGTTGCCGCCGTGGTGTTCCTGCCTCCCACGCTTATTGCATCCAGCTACGGCATGAACTTTACCACCATGCCCGAACTCGAATGGCAGTACGGCTATCCCATGGCCATTGCCATGATGCTGGCGAGTGCCGCCGGTACCTATTTCTTCTTTAAGCGCAAACGTTGGTTGTAA
- a CDS encoding DUF3135 domain-containing protein: MTPLPDFDTLRWMADNEPQALDELRDKLNREVIDGSESNKAQLECLIYDLDRQLSRCTNPYHRCVIATGMMRNKLHTLQCVINEPDFLERSCAEVIPLFKA, translated from the coding sequence ATGACACCCTTACCCGATTTCGATACCTTAAGGTGGATGGCGGACAACGAGCCGCAAGCCCTCGACGAATTACGGGATAAACTTAACCGGGAAGTCATCGACGGCTCTGAATCCAACAAAGCACAACTCGAATGCCTTATCTACGACCTCGACCGGCAACTTTCCCGCTGCACCAACCCCTACCACAGGTGTGTCATCGCCACTGGCATGATGCGAAATAAACTTCACACCCTGCAATGCGTCATCAATGAACCCGACTTTCTCGAGCGCTCCTGTGCCGAAGTAATTCCCCTGTTCAAGGCCTGA
- a CDS encoding HD-GYP domain-containing protein: MSKSCKVHVNQLQVGNFVRLPVAWKDHPFLFNSFRVKQEAQIQLIRSLGIEHVFVDLDRSDVMPLQEQPVSMSAPAKDLAPLIDELEKKKQEQIEQLKKMRRELGKTEQEFDRSLAKMRNLMNKLRSRPLNAIQEAEELIQDITRQLLANDNLVLHLMGDAKKDDSFYFHSLNVAVLCMLLAKELGWDRADIEAIGLGALFHDVGKLKVPAQILKKQADLTTPEINFIKQHPNFGVEFVKLTDTFPESALPVITNHHEFLDGSGYPKGLKGKDLCPLSQLVAVVNEYDTLCHPDNLSKAKTPYAALGYLFKNYKGKLNAEFVGQLIRMLGIYPPGSVVELTSGQFGMVMAVNISKLLFPRIMVYDALVPKDQAPIIDLEAEGLSIVRCLPPAALPEKIFNYLNPRERVTYFFGQESKR; this comes from the coding sequence ATGAGTAAAAGTTGTAAGGTTCACGTCAACCAACTTCAGGTTGGAAATTTTGTTCGCCTGCCTGTTGCTTGGAAGGATCACCCTTTTTTATTCAACAGTTTCCGCGTTAAACAAGAAGCGCAAATTCAACTTATCCGCAGCCTCGGCATAGAGCACGTATTCGTCGATCTGGACCGCAGTGACGTAATGCCGCTGCAGGAGCAACCTGTCTCCATGTCTGCGCCGGCAAAGGATCTCGCCCCGCTTATTGATGAGCTGGAAAAGAAAAAACAGGAACAAATTGAGCAGCTGAAAAAGATGCGCCGGGAGCTTGGAAAAACCGAGCAGGAGTTTGACCGCTCCCTGGCAAAAATGCGCAACCTCATGAATAAACTGAGAAGCCGCCCCCTGAACGCCATCCAGGAAGCCGAAGAGCTGATTCAGGACATCACCCGCCAGCTGCTCGCCAATGATAACCTCGTATTACATCTGATGGGCGATGCCAAAAAAGACGATAGCTTTTACTTTCATTCGCTCAACGTGGCAGTGCTTTGCATGTTACTGGCCAAGGAGCTTGGCTGGGACAGGGCCGATATCGAGGCCATAGGTTTGGGGGCATTGTTTCATGATGTGGGTAAACTGAAGGTGCCCGCGCAAATTCTTAAAAAACAGGCCGATTTAACCACCCCGGAAATCAATTTCATCAAACAGCACCCAAACTTTGGCGTAGAGTTTGTGAAATTGACCGATACCTTTCCTGAGTCGGCACTCCCGGTCATTACCAATCATCATGAATTTCTCGATGGCAGCGGCTACCCCAAAGGTCTCAAGGGAAAAGATTTGTGCCCACTTTCACAACTGGTTGCTGTCGTAAACGAATACGATACCCTGTGCCACCCCGACAACCTCAGCAAAGCCAAAACTCCTTATGCAGCGCTGGGTTACCTATTTAAAAACTACAAGGGCAAACTCAACGCTGAGTTCGTCGGCCAGCTTATTCGCATGCTGGGGATTTACCCGCCCGGGTCGGTGGTAGAGCTGACCAGCGGCCAGTTTGGAATGGTCATGGCGGTAAACATCAGTAAGCTGCTCTTCCCGCGCATCATGGTTTACGACGCACTGGTGCCCAAAGATCAGGCTCCCATCATCGATTTGGAAGCGGAAGGACTCAGCATAGTGCGCTGCCTGCCACCAGCAGCCCTGCCGGAAAAAATCTTTAACTATTTGAATCCAAGGGAGCGCGTGACGTACTTCTTTGGTCAGGAGAGCAAGCGCTGA
- a CDS encoding 2OG-Fe(II) oxygenase, whose product MDFIEVYPHAIPDELCDRLISTLEQHPGVVDGRTGNGVDIEKKRSRDLTLDSFADLIPLRNELLTHALKGTVEYFDKYSMALMGAVAVKVADEKGQPVTLNPDNYAKLGHPRADALVKYLYRSGTINVQKYPKGKGGYPHWHSEQFPQAGHNEALHRVVLYMFYLNDVEAGGETEFFYQGRKLMPQKGTMVIAPAGFTHTHRGNIPVSGDKYIATSWVMFNRAEQLYAMG is encoded by the coding sequence ATGGATTTTATTGAAGTCTACCCCCATGCGATACCCGACGAACTGTGCGACCGTTTAATCTCCACTCTGGAGCAACATCCCGGCGTCGTGGATGGCCGTACCGGCAATGGTGTGGATATCGAAAAAAAGCGGAGCCGGGATCTGACACTGGACTCTTTTGCTGATCTTATCCCGCTTCGCAATGAATTGCTGACCCATGCCCTGAAGGGTACCGTTGAGTACTTTGATAAATATTCCATGGCGCTGATGGGAGCGGTGGCGGTCAAGGTGGCCGACGAGAAAGGCCAGCCGGTTACCCTGAATCCAGACAATTACGCGAAGCTGGGGCATCCCAGAGCCGATGCGCTGGTGAAGTATCTCTACCGCAGTGGCACCATCAATGTGCAGAAATACCCCAAAGGAAAAGGTGGCTATCCCCATTGGCATTCTGAGCAATTCCCACAGGCTGGGCATAACGAAGCTTTGCACAGGGTGGTGCTTTACATGTTTTATCTCAACGATGTGGAAGCGGGCGGCGAGACGGAGTTTTTCTATCAGGGCCGCAAGCTTATGCCTCAGAAAGGCACCATGGTGATCGCCCCCGCCGGTTTTACCCATACCCACAGAGGCAATATTCCTGTCAGTGGCGACAAATATATCGCCACTTCCTGGGTCATGTTCAACCGCGCCGAACAGCTCTACGCCATGGGGTAA
- a CDS encoding sensor histidine kinase yields the protein MRFKLKPKRRLLTRMYLTSLSIITLVGFGLAWMVNILHAQNSYNEETAQLIAEIPQVAAELREHDLIPDTSAWLEENRKGERYVMASCDDRFKQVWTSAMAVDRGLFDTCERFADIKNDSPPYYLTLSDNRGYYIYMLSVEIAKIHYNLLVMKDAEKLEQEYDKFSRRTYIRLALVLVLALILLVSAAYWGMRPLVRMREELKSIADGKAKSLSDGYPVELEGVTQALNQLLQQSSAQQERYQNAMNDLAHSLKTRLAAVHAILDDRALDQQEVSEKVMEQVSQMDHLVKYQLKRAMLGRKGLKQEQTQLLPLVNQLSQMLFKIYRDKDVQFSARILPLLQFPGDKGDVMELCGNLMENAFRLCISTVRVSAEINDNGEFELRVEDDGPGVAESLRQKILERGVRADTRSPGQGIGLAVCHEIVQSYNGILTIEESNLEGAMFRIRIPL from the coding sequence ATGCGCTTTAAGTTAAAACCCAAACGCCGCCTGCTGACAAGGATGTACCTTACATCCCTGTCAATTATTACTCTGGTGGGTTTTGGTCTGGCGTGGATGGTTAACATTCTGCATGCGCAAAACTCTTACAACGAAGAAACCGCCCAGCTGATTGCCGAAATCCCCCAGGTGGCGGCCGAGCTTCGCGAGCATGATCTCATTCCTGACACCAGCGCCTGGCTTGAAGAGAACCGCAAAGGCGAGCGCTACGTGATGGCAAGCTGCGATGACAGATTCAAGCAGGTATGGACCTCGGCCATGGCGGTAGACAGAGGCCTGTTTGATACCTGTGAACGCTTCGCCGACATCAAAAACGACTCCCCGCCCTACTATCTGACCTTATCCGACAATCGTGGCTACTACATCTACATGCTGTCGGTGGAAATCGCCAAAATTCATTACAACCTGCTGGTGATGAAAGACGCGGAAAAGCTGGAGCAGGAGTACGATAAATTCAGCCGCCGTACCTATATCCGCCTGGCCCTGGTGCTGGTACTGGCCCTGATCCTGCTTGTCAGCGCAGCCTATTGGGGGATGCGCCCTCTGGTGAGGATGCGTGAAGAACTCAAGTCCATTGCCGATGGCAAGGCCAAATCGCTGTCTGACGGTTATCCGGTGGAGCTCGAAGGGGTGACTCAGGCACTGAACCAGTTGCTGCAGCAATCTTCGGCCCAGCAGGAGCGTTACCAGAATGCGATGAACGACCTTGCGCACAGTCTGAAAACCCGCCTCGCCGCCGTGCATGCCATTTTGGATGACAGGGCATTAGATCAACAGGAAGTGAGCGAGAAAGTCATGGAGCAGGTGAGCCAAATGGATCACCTGGTGAAGTATCAGTTAAAGCGGGCCATGCTGGGCCGGAAAGGCCTGAAGCAGGAACAAACCCAATTGCTGCCGCTGGTCAATCAGCTGTCGCAGATGCTGTTCAAAATCTACCGCGATAAAGACGTGCAGTTTTCGGCGCGGATCCTGCCCCTGTTGCAATTCCCCGGGGATAAAGGGGATGTGATGGAGCTGTGTGGCAACCTGATGGAAAACGCATTCCGGCTCTGTATTTCGACTGTGCGCGTGAGCGCAGAAATCAATGACAATGGCGAATTTGAACTCAGGGTTGAAGACGATGGTCCTGGCGTGGCAGAAAGCCTGAGGCAAAAAATCCTTGAGCGGGGCGTGCGCGCCGACACCCGAAGCCCCGGACAGGGCATCGGCCTTGCGGTATGCCATGAAATTGTCCAAAGCTACAACGGCATCCTGACCATCGAAGAATCAAACCTTGAGGGGGCCATGTTCAGGATCCGCATCCCACTGTAA
- a CDS encoding response regulator — translation MRILVVEDDPLLSHHLKVQLSELGNQVQVANTAQEGFYQATNYPIDVAIIDLGLPDQDGIELITRLRDAELKAPILILTARVNWQDKVEGLNAGADDYLVKPFQKEELVARLDALVRRSAGFVKPRITSGSLELDLAAKQVTLDAEVLEITAFEYLILEYLMRHSHEVVAKQRLLDVIYGDKEGDPNTIEVMVSRLRKKLTRDGMDNPIVTIRGQGYKFNLPCS, via the coding sequence ATGAGAATTCTGGTTGTCGAAGACGATCCTTTACTGTCGCATCACCTTAAGGTTCAACTGAGTGAACTGGGCAATCAGGTGCAGGTTGCCAATACCGCGCAGGAAGGCTTTTATCAGGCCACCAATTACCCCATAGACGTTGCCATCATCGATTTGGGATTGCCTGATCAGGATGGCATAGAACTCATTACCCGTTTGCGGGATGCCGAACTCAAGGCGCCCATCCTTATTCTGACGGCCAGGGTGAACTGGCAGGATAAGGTCGAAGGCCTCAATGCCGGTGCCGATGACTATCTCGTCAAACCCTTCCAGAAAGAAGAACTGGTTGCCCGCCTCGATGCCCTGGTGCGCCGCAGTGCCGGGTTTGTGAAGCCGCGGATTACCTCGGGCTCCCTTGAGCTGGATCTTGCCGCCAAGCAGGTCACACTTGATGCCGAAGTGCTTGAAATAACAGCATTTGAATACCTTATCCTGGAATACCTTATGCGACACAGCCACGAGGTCGTTGCCAAACAACGGCTGCTGGATGTAATTTACGGTGATAAAGAGGGTGACCCGAACACCATCGAAGTCATGGTCAGCCGACTTCGTAAAAAGCTGACCCGGGATGGCATGGATAATCCCATAGTGACCATCCGCGGCCAGGGTTATAAATTCAACCTGCCCTGTAGCTGA
- a CDS encoding putative selenate ABC transporter substrate-binding protein: MKRLPKYLALLLIALTPAAMAETFTFTAIPDEDESQLRTRFEKVADYLETQLGVEVKYVPVKSYSAAVTAFRNNQVQLAWFGGLSGVQARRLVPGSEAIAQGFEDQFFKSYFIAHHSTGLEHSANFPAIGGYTFTFGSKDSTSGRLMPQFFLERNLGKRPDDVFKRVGFSGDHSRTVAQVEAGVYQVGAVNYKVWDAMVEAGKVDTSKVKVVWESPVYPDYQWTVRGDVDKRFGEGFKAKVTQALLEMKDPELLASFPRQSFVPADNEDFQPVEDVAKAIGLID, encoded by the coding sequence ATGAAACGTCTGCCGAAATACCTGGCGCTGCTCCTTATTGCGCTTACCCCTGCCGCCATGGCTGAAACCTTTACGTTTACCGCCATCCCTGACGAGGATGAAAGCCAGTTGCGTACCCGATTTGAAAAGGTGGCCGATTACCTCGAAACCCAGCTCGGCGTCGAGGTGAAATATGTGCCGGTAAAATCTTACTCGGCGGCTGTCACGGCGTTTCGTAACAATCAGGTCCAGCTGGCTTGGTTTGGTGGCTTATCCGGCGTACAGGCGCGCCGTCTGGTGCCCGGTTCCGAAGCCATTGCCCAGGGCTTTGAGGATCAGTTTTTTAAAAGCTATTTTATTGCCCACCACAGCACTGGCCTTGAGCACAGCGCTAACTTCCCGGCTATTGGTGGCTATACCTTTACCTTTGGTTCAAAAGATTCGACTTCCGGCCGTTTGATGCCGCAATTTTTCCTTGAGCGCAATCTGGGCAAACGTCCTGACGATGTGTTCAAGCGCGTTGGCTTTTCGGGCGATCACAGCCGCACTGTTGCACAGGTTGAGGCCGGTGTGTATCAGGTGGGTGCGGTTAATTACAAGGTGTGGGACGCCATGGTCGAAGCCGGCAAGGTGGATACCAGCAAAGTGAAGGTAGTGTGGGAAAGTCCGGTTTATCCCGACTACCAGTGGACAGTACGTGGCGATGTGGACAAACGCTTTGGCGAAGGCTTTAAAGCCAAGGTGACACAGGCGCTTTTGGAAATGAAAGACCCTGAGCTGCTGGCGTCTTTCCCCCGTCAATCTTTCGTACCTGCCGACAATGAAGACTTCCAGCCGGTGGAAGACGTGGCCAAGGCTATTGGACTGATTGACTGA
- a CDS encoding ATP-binding cassette domain-containing protein, translating to MLVIDRLSLDYGGREVIKDLSVVLHSGQKVAILGASGAGKSTLLAHIHRQLKDTAALCAQSQGLVENLSLYHNIYMGALGRHHGLYNLANLLWPFKAPLAEVNALCRTLELEMSPSTLVSRLSGGQRQRVAIGRALYQHQPIFLGDEPVSALDPAMADRIIRHITASHATVVMVLHNRHQALTHFDRILGLKKGQLVLDADASALTLADLDAFYGDVEKDDVVKC from the coding sequence ATGTTGGTTATTGACCGGCTTTCGCTGGATTACGGCGGCCGGGAGGTGATTAAAGACCTCTCGGTCGTTTTACATTCCGGGCAAAAGGTTGCGATTCTTGGCGCCTCGGGTGCCGGGAAGTCGACCTTACTCGCGCACATTCATCGCCAGTTGAAAGACACTGCGGCGCTTTGTGCCCAGTCACAGGGATTGGTTGAAAACCTCAGCCTGTATCACAACATCTACATGGGAGCGCTCGGGCGCCACCATGGGCTATACAACCTTGCCAACTTACTGTGGCCTTTTAAGGCGCCATTGGCCGAGGTGAACGCGCTTTGTCGCACCCTTGAACTTGAGATGTCACCCTCGACATTGGTGAGCCGCTTATCGGGTGGGCAGCGGCAGCGGGTTGCCATTGGTCGTGCACTTTACCAGCATCAACCGATTTTTTTGGGCGACGAGCCCGTGTCGGCACTCGACCCCGCCATGGCCGACCGTATCATCCGCCACATCACCGCCAGCCATGCAACTGTGGTCATGGTGCTTCATAACCGCCATCAGGCATTGACCCACTTTGACCGTATTCTCGGGCTTAAGAAAGGCCAACTGGTACTGGATGCAGATGCCTCTGCGTTGACGCTGGCCGACCTTGATGCCTTTTATGGCGATGTGGAAAAGGATGATGTTGTCAAATGCTGA
- a CDS encoding PhnE/PtxC family ABC transporter permease: protein MLKLAFIGRWQRLTLGLWLVCFCAFWLADTEVIALEPWHELGRMLKGFMTPDFFATEHLVDALWQTVSFALLGIGLGLFIGLPLSLVYHHPLVAAGSAFIRAIHEIFWALLFLQLFGLSPVTGVLALALPYGTTFARVFHDILCRAPKDTAHTLPGGTDALSRWLYGKVAHVLPELLAYTRYRFECALRSSAVLGFVGMPTLGFHLESAFKQGHYSEGAALLLLFILLVGTLSYWCKRWLIPFYLLAAVYFLPPVAGLDGSLIWRFISEDIWPHSVRQWQLGELGLGAALADTLSWLQGLTLSQALPGIMATLVLALGALGITHLLVFFLLPLAYRPLTGSLVSGASTLSLLLMRSIPEYILAFVFMLLLGPSMLPAMLALALHNAGLILFLTARSASRVPLREEDKGGLDGFGYRVLPAIYPGMMALLFYRFEVILRETAILGMLGVATLGFYIDSNFSEIRFAGALVLMGITALVNVAVDAAARRALGQEHHRTERC from the coding sequence ATGCTGAAACTGGCATTTATCGGCCGCTGGCAGCGGTTGACGCTGGGCTTGTGGCTGGTGTGTTTTTGCGCCTTTTGGCTGGCGGACACTGAAGTCATCGCCCTTGAGCCCTGGCATGAACTGGGACGCATGCTCAAGGGCTTTATGACGCCGGACTTTTTTGCCACTGAGCATTTAGTGGATGCACTCTGGCAGACGGTGAGCTTTGCGCTCCTGGGTATCGGCCTTGGCCTCTTTATCGGTCTGCCGCTGTCGCTGGTATACCACCACCCGCTGGTGGCGGCTGGTAGCGCTTTTATCCGGGCTATTCATGAGATTTTCTGGGCGCTGCTGTTTTTGCAGCTGTTTGGTTTGTCTCCCGTCACCGGTGTGCTGGCCTTGGCGCTGCCCTACGGCACCACCTTTGCCCGGGTCTTCCACGATATCCTCTGCCGCGCCCCTAAAGACACGGCTCATACGCTGCCGGGCGGAACCGACGCTCTGAGCCGGTGGCTCTATGGCAAGGTCGCCCACGTGTTGCCTGAGCTTCTGGCCTATACCCGTTATCGATTCGAATGTGCCTTAAGAAGCAGCGCTGTGCTCGGGTTTGTGGGCATGCCAACCCTGGGATTTCATCTGGAAAGTGCCTTTAAGCAGGGCCACTACTCAGAGGGCGCCGCACTCCTGCTGCTGTTTATCTTGCTTGTAGGTACCCTGTCTTATTGGTGCAAGCGTTGGCTTATTCCCTTTTATTTACTGGCGGCGGTGTATTTTTTGCCGCCTGTGGCGGGGCTCGATGGCAGCCTTATCTGGCGTTTTATCAGCGAAGATATCTGGCCCCACAGTGTGCGGCAGTGGCAACTGGGTGAGCTGGGGCTTGGGGCCGCACTTGCCGATACCCTGAGCTGGCTGCAAGGCTTAACCCTGTCTCAGGCACTGCCGGGCATCATGGCCACGCTGGTGCTGGCACTGGGGGCGCTTGGGATAACGCATTTACTGGTGTTTTTCTTACTGCCGCTGGCTTATCGGCCCTTGACCGGCAGTCTGGTGTCCGGCGCCAGCACCCTGTCACTGTTGCTGATGCGATCCATCCCTGAATACATCCTCGCCTTTGTGTTTATGCTGCTGCTCGGGCCCTCGATGCTACCCGCGATGTTGGCCCTTGCCCTGCACAACGCCGGTCTTATTTTGTTTTTAACCGCAAGAAGCGCGAGCCGAGTGCCACTGCGAGAAGAAGACAAAGGGGGACTCGATGGATTTGGTTATCGGGTATTGCCGGCTATCTATCCGGGCATGATGGCACTGCTTTTTTATCGCTTCGAGGTGATCCTGCGGGAAACCGCCATTCTGGGGATGTTGGGTGTTGCGACCCTTGGGTTTTATATCGACAGTAACTTTTCGGAAATTCGCTTTGCCGGTGCGCTGGTGCTGATGGGGATTACCGCCTTGGTGAATGTAGCGGTAGATGCTGCGGCCCGCCGTGCACTGGGGCAGGAGCACCATCGAACAGAGCGTTGCTGA
- a CDS encoding sensor histidine kinase, producing the protein MSIKHYLFALFGGLILLLGLSQLLIGEALKQQLDEDLRKDSLALSRQLVDIVVEDLGDNLQFVQQVQIKRENGELPKQDSASLSEHDKALLESLKVKVPSQSEIIELQQLEVGRALAEVEAKLEQRAELESENDSELHRQQDAYIREALSRELENLSRMQELLTREYQQALHQSLDTLTINTRETAEGGRVMVVRTGSGVQMESRHLEFGQNNVSEALSRFREWMAALILVSSLLALIFVYWLSRRVSGPLSELATGHRKLGEGQLGYQVTPRGVDEIKTMLEGFNAMSEKLAQLSAREQQIASQQHLVELGEITRGIAHSLRNPLHTLGLLAENQSQTDDASLRALQLGQIQQKIAMMDKHIQSLLTLSSSEVDRSRPIPVNAVVQDILLELSVAGVKPQLSLSGFETEHWLPGMESEIRSILHAVIINAVEAQAGNDAPWLGIDVSAGQGQLCVTVTDKGVGMDEHLIERLGQPHVTTKPEGTGMGLYIASRLLTSHYGGSLTFTRPKDGGTRVVVHFKQQED; encoded by the coding sequence ATGTCGATAAAACACTATCTGTTCGCCCTCTTCGGGGGGCTTATCCTGCTGCTGGGGCTCAGCCAATTATTGATTGGGGAAGCCCTCAAGCAGCAGCTTGACGAAGATCTGCGCAAGGACTCGCTGGCACTGTCTCGCCAGCTGGTGGACATTGTTGTTGAGGATCTGGGCGATAATTTGCAGTTTGTGCAGCAGGTGCAAATCAAGCGCGAAAATGGCGAACTGCCCAAGCAGGACAGCGCCAGTCTCTCCGAACATGACAAGGCGCTTCTGGAGTCCCTTAAGGTGAAGGTGCCCAGTCAATCGGAAATCATCGAACTGCAGCAGTTGGAGGTGGGACGCGCCTTGGCGGAAGTGGAGGCCAAGCTTGAGCAGCGGGCTGAACTCGAGAGCGAAAATGACTCAGAGCTGCACCGGCAGCAGGATGCCTACATCCGCGAGGCCCTCTCCAGGGAGCTGGAAAACCTGTCCCGAATGCAGGAGCTGTTGACCCGTGAGTACCAACAGGCGCTGCATCAGTCGCTGGATACCCTCACCATCAATACCCGGGAAACCGCAGAGGGTGGCCGTGTGATGGTGGTTCGCACCGGCAGCGGGGTTCAGATGGAGTCGAGACATCTGGAATTTGGGCAAAACAATGTCTCAGAGGCCCTGAGCCGTTTTCGCGAATGGATGGCGGCGCTGATTCTGGTCTCTTCCCTGCTGGCGCTGATTTTTGTGTACTGGCTCAGTCGTCGGGTAAGTGGCCCCTTGTCTGAACTTGCCACAGGCCATCGCAAGCTGGGGGAAGGGCAACTCGGATATCAGGTGACCCCTCGGGGTGTGGATGAAATTAAAACCATGCTCGAAGGTTTTAACGCCATGAGCGAAAAACTGGCGCAGCTCAGCGCCCGCGAGCAGCAAATTGCCAGTCAGCAGCATTTGGTGGAGCTTGGCGAAATCACCCGCGGCATTGCCCACAGTTTGCGTAACCCGCTGCATACCCTGGGACTGCTGGCCGAAAACCAGAGTCAGACCGACGATGCGTCGTTGAGAGCCCTGCAGCTTGGCCAAATTCAGCAAAAAATTGCGATGATGGACAAACACATACAATCCTTGTTGACGCTCTCATCCAGCGAAGTGGACCGTAGCCGTCCCATTCCGGTTAATGCGGTGGTTCAGGACATCCTGCTGGAGCTTTCGGTGGCGGGGGTGAAACCCCAGCTCAGTTTATCGGGATTCGAGACCGAACACTGGCTGCCGGGAATGGAGTCAGAAATTCGCAGTATCCTGCATGCGGTCATCATCAACGCCGTTGAAGCTCAGGCAGGCAACGACGCGCCATGGCTGGGTATTGATGTGAGCGCAGGGCAGGGCCAGCTGTGCGTTACGGTGACCGATAAGGGCGTGGGCATGGACGAGCATTTGATTGAAAGGCTCGGTCAGCCCCATGTCACCACCAAACCCGAGGGCACCGGCATGGGGCTTTACATTGCCAGCAGACTGCTGACGAGCCATTATGGCGGCAGCCTGACCTTTACCCGTCCCAAAGACGGCGGCACGCGGGTTGTGGTGCATTTTAAGCAGCAGGAGGATTGA